Proteins from a genomic interval of Anatilimnocola floriformis:
- a CDS encoding DUF1559 family PulG-like putative transporter — translation MTRVLLQRPRRGGALIDCLAVVAMGAIGACLLLPALADSRQLSDVNGCTANLQALGKSFLAFERSHGGLPPRRTGGFGNIPYGGWGAQILPQLNEKLGGEFKGDYDFFDPINKKVVETRISEFICPAAPADRKVVIRSNASAASINANKDTLFEVDAGPNDYISCNGFFMPRTGYGMAWNDGGQNGGNQRQAMTDTDNRPLTDITDGLSLTILIVEKAGAPAAWRVGKKIGNDDMFAGQNNSRGAWAGYGSIAYAPMNPTSSDVLRSARGDSTDCSVNCNNTFGIYGFHEKGANILLCDGAVRFVTPKLDGLTFGRLTTRDDGQLIADEAF, via the coding sequence ATGACTCGCGTTCTGTTGCAGCGCCCGCGTCGAGGCGGCGCGCTGATCGATTGTCTCGCGGTGGTGGCGATGGGTGCGATCGGCGCGTGCCTGCTGTTGCCAGCGCTGGCCGACAGCCGGCAACTCTCGGACGTGAATGGTTGCACGGCAAACCTGCAGGCGCTCGGCAAGTCGTTCCTCGCCTTCGAGCGATCGCACGGTGGTTTGCCGCCGCGGCGGACCGGCGGTTTTGGCAACATCCCCTACGGCGGTTGGGGCGCTCAGATTCTGCCGCAGCTGAATGAAAAACTCGGCGGCGAATTCAAAGGCGACTACGACTTTTTTGATCCCATCAATAAGAAGGTCGTCGAGACTCGGATCTCCGAGTTCATCTGCCCGGCCGCGCCTGCCGATCGCAAAGTGGTGATTCGTTCGAATGCCTCGGCCGCGTCGATCAACGCCAACAAAGACACCTTGTTTGAAGTCGATGCCGGCCCCAACGACTACATCTCGTGCAATGGCTTCTTCATGCCGCGGACCGGCTATGGCATGGCATGGAACGACGGCGGACAAAACGGCGGCAATCAACGCCAAGCCATGACCGATACCGACAATCGTCCGCTGACCGACATCACTGATGGCCTGTCGCTGACGATCTTGATCGTCGAGAAAGCGGGCGCGCCGGCAGCCTGGCGAGTGGGCAAAAAGATCGGCAACGACGATATGTTCGCCGGGCAGAATAATTCGCGCGGCGCTTGGGCCGGTTATGGTTCGATTGCCTATGCCCCGATGAATCCCACTTCTTCCGATGTGCTCCGCAGCGCTCGCGGCGACAGCACCGACTGCTCGGTGAACTGCAACAACACGTTCGGCATTTACGGCTTTCATGAAAAGGGCGCAAACATCCTGCTCTGCGACGGCGCTGTGCGGTTTGTCACGCCTAAGCTCGATGGCTTGACGTTTGGCCGCTTGACGACGCGTGACGATGGTCAATTGATTGCCGACGAAGCGTTCTAA
- a CDS encoding LamG domain-containing protein, with protein sequence MVRAALVVYLVIASSAAIAAEPTAVTWKIDNLESIGGARVTVVGKPKVIETEQGKAVEFNGQDDALFVDSNPLAGWPVFTAEVIFRPASKGPKEQRFLHFQPAEGEDRLLFETRLPVDDQWFLDTYVQTSAGKQTLFAKDSPHPCDRWYHAAVVVDGKTMTHYVNGQEELAAEMKFMQLSKGQTSIGCRFNKVHWFQGAVRLIRVSPTVLKPSQFLKP encoded by the coding sequence ATGGTTCGCGCTGCTCTTGTTGTGTATCTGGTCATCGCCAGCAGTGCGGCAATCGCTGCCGAGCCGACGGCCGTCACTTGGAAGATCGACAATCTGGAATCGATCGGCGGGGCGCGCGTAACCGTGGTCGGTAAGCCGAAGGTGATTGAAACCGAGCAAGGAAAAGCAGTCGAGTTCAACGGCCAAGACGATGCTCTGTTTGTCGACAGCAATCCACTTGCGGGCTGGCCGGTGTTTACTGCCGAAGTGATTTTTCGGCCAGCGTCGAAAGGGCCGAAGGAGCAGCGGTTTTTGCATTTTCAGCCAGCCGAAGGAGAAGACCGGTTGCTGTTTGAAACGCGGTTGCCAGTTGACGATCAGTGGTTTCTCGATACCTACGTGCAAACCTCGGCGGGAAAGCAAACCCTGTTTGCCAAGGACTCGCCGCATCCGTGCGATCGTTGGTATCACGCTGCCGTGGTTGTCGATGGGAAGACGATGACGCATTACGTGAATGGCCAAGAGGAATTGGCGGCGGAAATGAAATTCATGCAACTCAGCAAAGGGCAAACTTCGATCGGCTGTCGCTTCAACAAAGTTCATTGGTTCCAGGGAGCGGTCCGCCTGATTCGCGTCTCGCCGACGGTCCTCAAGCCTTCACAATTCCTCAAGCCGTAG
- a CDS encoding sulfurtransferase, whose amino-acid sequence MKLFALALLLLCAGIAQAEIGIISPAEANKLITAADAAQRPIVLDTRGGYKDYFRGHLPTAHHLNFDTLRGTDHGVPVQYLPDDLTETLLVRAGVDRNRTHLIYATGEALPNDEILSASMVAYVLEKFGVTDIRIVDGGLPAWKKAKLPVTQEYFGNPAGTLPEKMKPEISLKVEDVLERKGKPGVILVDARPHNEYLGNDEIWLRKGHIPGAISFHWARLMESDNTHAFKPFEKVEADLKAAGLTADKEILVYCGTSREGSLLRFYLKHVAKYPNVRLYEGSWKEYVSLKQHPAETTENKAK is encoded by the coding sequence ATGAAATTGTTCGCCCTGGCCCTGCTGCTCCTGTGCGCAGGCATCGCCCAAGCCGAGATCGGCATTATTTCGCCTGCTGAGGCGAACAAGCTCATCACGGCTGCCGACGCGGCGCAGCGGCCGATCGTGCTCGATACCCGCGGCGGTTATAAGGATTATTTTCGCGGGCATCTGCCGACGGCCCATCATCTGAATTTCGACACGCTCCGCGGCACCGACCACGGCGTGCCGGTGCAGTACTTGCCGGACGATCTTACGGAGACATTGCTCGTCCGCGCCGGCGTTGATCGCAACCGCACGCACTTGATCTACGCCACCGGCGAAGCGCTGCCCAACGACGAGATCCTCAGCGCAAGCATGGTCGCCTATGTCCTGGAAAAATTCGGCGTCACCGACATTCGCATCGTCGATGGCGGTTTGCCGGCCTGGAAAAAAGCCAAGCTGCCGGTCACACAGGAATACTTCGGCAACCCAGCCGGCACGCTGCCGGAAAAGATGAAGCCCGAGATCAGCTTGAAAGTCGAAGACGTTCTCGAACGAAAAGGGAAGCCGGGCGTGATTCTGGTCGACGCTCGCCCGCACAATGAATATCTCGGCAACGACGAAATCTGGCTCCGCAAAGGACACATCCCCGGCGCGATCAGCTTTCACTGGGCTCGCCTGATGGAGAGCGACAACACGCACGCCTTCAAGCCGTTCGAAAAAGTGGAAGCCGATCTGAAGGCGGCGGGGCTGACGGCAGACAAAGAGATTCTGGTCTATTGCGGCACCTCGCGCGAGGGAAGCTTGCTGCGGTTTTATCTGAAGCACGTCGCGAAGTATCCAAACGTGCGGTTGTACGAAGGCTCGTGGAAGGAATACGTATCGCTGAAGCAGCATCCCGCCGAAACGACCGAGAACAAGGCCAAGTAG
- a CDS encoding DUF1501 domain-containing protein — translation MSRKLELSRRNLLRLGAAVTVGASQSSWLQGLAAGATATPQRNKSVIVLWLSGGPATIDMWDLKTGNENGGPYQGTDTNVAGIRISEHLPNLAKATNHLAIIRSMKTKEGDHGRATFLGVTGYTPVGALQFPAIGALVSKELGGVEAADLPGYVSVNSRRTIGGGFLGPRYSPLQVGGGGRGLQNAQDDDGGSLKVPNLSRPDGVTETAQRNRLDLLSKMEQGFAAGADSRVVETMRSATAQAVSLMKPEAAKTFNINDEDEKLRDTYGRSSFGQGCLLARRLVERGVPFVEVTLDGWDTHGGNFERVKQLSGTLDQGFGALLTDLQQRGLLDSTLILCMGEFGRTPKINGQAGRDHWPHSWSTVIAGGGIKGGQVIGKTSADGTTVEDRPVSVPDLLATVCTAVGINPMKQNISNVSRPIRIADPTAKVISEIL, via the coding sequence ATGTCGCGCAAACTAGAACTTTCCCGCCGCAACCTTCTGCGCCTCGGCGCTGCTGTGACGGTCGGTGCTTCGCAATCGAGTTGGCTGCAAGGCCTGGCCGCCGGCGCGACTGCCACGCCGCAGCGCAACAAGTCGGTGATCGTTCTCTGGCTCAGCGGCGGTCCGGCCACGATCGACATGTGGGATCTGAAGACCGGCAATGAAAACGGCGGTCCATACCAAGGGACCGATACGAACGTCGCTGGCATCCGCATCAGCGAACACTTGCCGAACCTCGCCAAGGCGACCAACCACCTGGCCATCATCCGCTCGATGAAGACCAAGGAAGGGGATCACGGCCGGGCGACATTCCTGGGCGTGACGGGTTACACGCCCGTCGGTGCGTTGCAGTTCCCCGCGATCGGCGCGCTCGTTTCGAAAGAACTCGGCGGCGTCGAAGCAGCCGATCTCCCCGGTTACGTCAGCGTCAATTCACGGCGGACCATCGGCGGCGGTTTTCTCGGCCCACGCTATTCGCCGTTGCAAGTCGGCGGTGGTGGACGCGGATTGCAGAACGCGCAAGACGATGACGGTGGCTCGCTCAAGGTGCCGAATCTGTCGCGACCCGATGGTGTGACCGAAACAGCGCAGCGCAATCGGCTCGACCTGCTCAGCAAAATGGAACAAGGCTTTGCCGCCGGCGCCGATAGCCGCGTGGTCGAAACGATGCGTTCGGCCACTGCTCAAGCGGTGAGCCTGATGAAGCCCGAAGCGGCGAAGACGTTCAATATCAACGACGAAGACGAAAAGCTCCGCGACACGTACGGCCGTAGTTCGTTTGGCCAAGGCTGTTTGCTCGCGCGGCGACTGGTCGAGCGCGGCGTGCCGTTTGTCGAAGTCACACTCGACGGCTGGGATACGCACGGCGGCAACTTCGAGCGTGTCAAGCAATTGTCGGGCACGCTCGATCAAGGCTTCGGCGCGTTGCTCACCGATTTGCAACAGCGCGGCCTGCTCGACTCGACCCTCATCCTTTGCATGGGCGAATTCGGCCGCACGCCGAAGATCAACGGCCAAGCCGGCCGCGATCACTGGCCGCACTCGTGGAGCACCGTCATCGCTGGCGGCGGCATCAAGGGTGGCCAGGTCATCGGCAAGACGAGCGCTGACGGCACGACAGTCGAAGATCGGCCGGTGAGCGTTCCCGATCTGCTGGCCACGGTCTGCACCGCGGTCGGCATCAATCCCATGAAGCAAAACATTTCCAACGTCAGCCGGCCGATCCGCATTGCCGATCCGACTGCGAAAGTGATCTCGGAGATTCTATGA
- a CDS encoding G8 domain-containing protein — MIHFSLRSLVAIAFVACCTQLSFSKETVIRSARSGAWSDKSTWDLNRLPKTGDQVIVREGHKVDYDVESPDVIRLVQIAGTLDFATNKNTLLNVGLLTLLASEEPSEDGFDCHIEPAAPAPGKQRPTLLVGKPGTPVGKDFTATIRLHYVEGMNKETCPAIICCAGRMELHGQPLRTTWGKLKKEAEIGADTLSLVEPVTDWKAGDHLVITRTQRPGRGGPRGGARPDESIDHNEERKLVSTGGRDFTGGNSLKLDAPLKVFHFADEKEGFQGEVANLTRNVVVESADPEGVRGHTMYHKHSAGSISYAEFRHLGKRDVLGKYSIHFHLCGDTMRGSSVIGASIWNSDNRWITIHGTDDLVIRDCVGFKSIGHGYFLEDGTETNNILDHNMAIYAKEGKPLPKQVIPFDLNLGAGFWWANCQNSFTRNVAVDCGEYGYRFESIKTEDFNPVQPIRQPDGSIKLLDTRTIPFVRFENNEAHSFRQFGLNIRGVPRFGGAGGMPEGNPILLKEAAEAMPAAGKPFWIRNFRSWESNYSIHLGTTGVFVDGLDTFRNDVAIWRSIMDRSGFRGLRSREMKVNDIHNPISVGPLSAATSGEAPRTSGGVSSFRDSTPPITMITKVVRTGSVVQICGSVADTSDIKQVLVNGQPAKSTRDSFAEWEITLEAPANGAAWEISAVAEDVHGQKELTPHKISQN, encoded by the coding sequence GTGATTCATTTCAGCCTGCGAAGCCTCGTCGCAATCGCTTTCGTTGCCTGTTGCACCCAATTGAGCTTTAGCAAAGAGACCGTCATTCGCTCCGCGCGTTCCGGCGCCTGGTCGGACAAGTCGACGTGGGATTTGAACCGCCTGCCGAAAACAGGCGACCAGGTCATTGTGCGCGAAGGTCATAAGGTGGACTACGACGTCGAATCGCCTGATGTGATTCGGTTGGTTCAGATCGCCGGCACGCTTGACTTTGCAACCAACAAAAACACGCTCCTGAACGTTGGCTTGCTGACCCTGCTGGCCAGCGAAGAGCCGAGCGAAGATGGTTTTGATTGTCACATCGAGCCGGCGGCGCCAGCACCAGGAAAGCAACGGCCGACACTACTAGTGGGCAAACCTGGCACACCGGTTGGCAAGGATTTTACGGCGACCATTCGGTTGCATTACGTCGAGGGGATGAACAAAGAAACCTGCCCCGCGATCATCTGCTGCGCGGGCCGGATGGAATTGCACGGCCAGCCGCTACGGACGACCTGGGGCAAATTGAAAAAGGAAGCCGAGATCGGCGCCGATACGCTGAGCCTGGTTGAACCTGTCACTGATTGGAAAGCGGGCGACCATTTGGTGATCACCCGCACCCAGCGTCCGGGTCGCGGTGGGCCCCGAGGTGGCGCTCGCCCTGACGAATCAATCGATCACAACGAGGAACGTAAACTTGTCTCGACTGGCGGTCGCGATTTCACCGGTGGCAACTCACTCAAGCTCGATGCGCCGCTGAAGGTTTTTCACTTCGCCGATGAGAAGGAAGGTTTTCAGGGGGAAGTCGCCAACCTGACCCGCAATGTGGTCGTCGAGTCTGCCGATCCGGAAGGCGTACGGGGGCACACCATGTATCACAAGCATTCGGCTGGTTCGATCAGCTATGCCGAGTTCCGCCACCTGGGCAAGCGCGACGTACTGGGAAAATACAGCATTCACTTCCACCTTTGTGGCGACACGATGCGAGGCAGCTCGGTCATCGGCGCTTCGATCTGGAACAGCGACAACCGTTGGATCACGATCCACGGAACCGATGACCTCGTCATTCGCGATTGCGTCGGATTCAAAAGCATCGGCCACGGCTATTTTCTCGAAGATGGCACCGAGACCAACAACATTCTCGACCACAACATGGCCATCTATGCCAAGGAAGGAAAGCCGTTGCCGAAGCAGGTCATTCCGTTCGATCTGAATCTCGGCGCAGGCTTTTGGTGGGCGAACTGCCAGAACAGCTTCACGCGGAATGTCGCCGTGGACTGCGGCGAATACGGTTATCGGTTCGAATCCATCAAGACTGAGGACTTCAATCCGGTCCAGCCGATCCGTCAGCCCGACGGCTCGATTAAACTGCTCGATACGCGCACGATTCCGTTCGTCCGCTTCGAAAACAACGAAGCCCATTCGTTCCGCCAGTTCGGCTTGAACATTCGCGGCGTGCCTCGTTTCGGTGGCGCTGGCGGAATGCCCGAGGGGAACCCAATTCTGCTGAAGGAAGCCGCGGAAGCGATGCCCGCAGCAGGCAAGCCGTTTTGGATTCGCAACTTCCGTTCGTGGGAGTCGAACTACTCGATCCACCTGGGAACGACCGGTGTGTTCGTCGACGGGCTCGATACGTTCCGCAACGACGTGGCGATCTGGCGCTCGATCATGGATCGCTCAGGCTTCCGCGGGCTGCGGTCACGGGAAATGAAAGTGAATGACATTCACAACCCCATCAGCGTGGGCCCACTCAGCGCGGCAACGTCGGGCGAGGCTCCGCGGACTTCCGGTGGTGTGTCGAGCTTCCGAGACAGCACGCCGCCGATCACGATGATCACCAAGGTGGTTCGGACTGGCAGTGTGGTTCAGATCTGCGGATCGGTGGCCGACACCAGCGATATCAAGCAGGTCCTGGTCAATGGCCAGCCGGCCAAATCGACTCGCGATAGTTTTGCCGAATGGGAAATCACCCTCGAAGCGCCCGCCAATGGCGCTGCCTGGGAAATCTCAGCAGTTGCCGAAGATGTGCATGGGCAAAAGGAACTCACGCCCCACAAGATTTCGCAAAACTGA
- a CDS encoding alpha/beta hydrolase, with protein MRTFILTLALLQFASLAQGQLPKTNVPYVENGHERHVLDIYSPAGAKNLPVVFWIHGGGWQGGDKSDVQIKPKIFNEQGLVFVSTNYRLLPHVDMSTLIGDVAKSLGWVHKNIAAHGGDPQRILVMGHSAGAQLAAILCTDDRYLKTEGVPFTVLKGCVPVDGDTYDIPAIITTVEMRNLAHGLAMPEYGHRVKFGNDPKKHLDFSAVTHVAKGKNIPPFLILHVAGHPDVSSQARRFGQVLEKAEVPVTVFGAKETTHNKLNADLGLPEDAATKELLRFVEKCIAPKP; from the coding sequence ATGCGCACGTTCATCCTCACGCTTGCTCTTCTCCAATTCGCGTCGCTCGCGCAGGGTCAGCTGCCGAAGACGAATGTTCCGTATGTCGAGAACGGCCACGAGCGGCACGTGCTCGATATCTATTCGCCGGCCGGGGCGAAGAACCTGCCGGTAGTCTTCTGGATTCACGGTGGCGGTTGGCAGGGTGGCGATAAGAGCGACGTGCAAATCAAGCCGAAGATTTTCAATGAGCAAGGACTGGTGTTTGTCTCGACCAACTACCGCTTGCTGCCCCACGTCGATATGAGCACGCTCATCGGCGATGTCGCCAAGTCGCTTGGCTGGGTTCACAAGAACATCGCCGCGCACGGTGGCGATCCGCAGCGGATTCTGGTGATGGGCCATTCGGCCGGCGCACAACTCGCGGCGATCCTGTGTACCGACGATCGCTACTTGAAAACCGAGGGCGTGCCGTTCACCGTGCTCAAGGGTTGCGTTCCCGTCGATGGCGACACCTACGATATTCCCGCCATCATCACGACGGTGGAAATGCGCAATCTCGCCCACGGCCTGGCGATGCCCGAGTATGGCCATCGAGTGAAGTTCGGCAACGATCCGAAGAAGCACCTCGACTTCAGCGCGGTCACACATGTCGCCAAGGGGAAGAACATTCCGCCGTTCCTTATCTTGCACGTAGCGGGTCATCCTGACGTGAGCTCACAGGCCCGCCGGTTCGGCCAAGTGCTGGAGAAAGCCGAGGTGCCGGTCACGGTGTTTGGGGCCAAGGAAACGACGCACAACAAGTTGAACGCCGACCTGGGATTGCCCGAAGATGCAGCGACCAAAGAGCTGCTGCGGTTTGTTGAGAAATGCATCGCGCCGAAACCGTAA
- a CDS encoding DUF1559 domain-containing protein: MKRRLGFTLVELLVVIAIIGVLVALLLPAVQAAREAARRMQCSNNLKQQGLGFLNYESAIGGFPPRRWSKSTGPKGGQAGWGYFILGYMEGGGQYDKYSLDYDFYDPFNAPVTDATPGKGGSVPKVYMCPTTPRSMSEMMVTGGTTSAGSLNPGATATVSAFMDYMVPNGFTVPTGGWTVNFTRNGAADNYTQALWDSSPSFYAPGENAAVWTPNLAPRKIREIKDGTSNTLLVNEMAGWPMNFVGKPRQRMTNWPTNLNRGHWAGWQAFVYAMYNSTGTAAGGSSSADLFPCAVNCKNQNQIYGFHPGGANVLYCDGSVKFASETMSGLLFAQICTIDDGGVLAEN, encoded by the coding sequence ATGAAAAGGCGTTTGGGTTTTACCCTCGTCGAGTTGCTGGTTGTGATTGCGATTATCGGTGTGCTCGTGGCTCTCCTGTTGCCCGCCGTGCAGGCCGCCCGCGAAGCTGCCCGCCGCATGCAATGCTCGAACAACTTGAAGCAGCAGGGGCTGGGCTTCTTGAATTATGAGAGCGCGATCGGTGGATTTCCGCCGCGTCGTTGGTCGAAGAGCACGGGTCCCAAGGGTGGGCAGGCCGGCTGGGGCTACTTCATTCTTGGGTACATGGAAGGCGGCGGTCAGTACGACAAGTACAGCCTCGATTACGATTTTTATGATCCCTTCAACGCACCCGTGACCGATGCCACGCCCGGCAAGGGCGGCTCAGTGCCGAAGGTGTACATGTGCCCCACCACGCCCCGTAGCATGAGTGAAATGATGGTGACTGGCGGTACGACTTCGGCAGGGTCGTTGAACCCCGGCGCGACGGCCACAGTCTCGGCCTTCATGGACTACATGGTGCCTAACGGCTTCACGGTACCTACTGGTGGCTGGACGGTGAACTTCACCCGCAACGGCGCGGCGGACAACTACACGCAAGCCCTGTGGGACAGTTCGCCATCGTTCTACGCTCCTGGAGAAAACGCTGCGGTCTGGACTCCAAATCTTGCTCCGCGGAAAATTCGGGAGATCAAGGACGGGACGTCAAACACTTTGCTCGTCAACGAAATGGCCGGCTGGCCGATGAATTTTGTCGGCAAGCCACGCCAACGCATGACGAATTGGCCGACGAACTTGAATCGCGGTCACTGGGCCGGTTGGCAGGCGTTTGTCTATGCCATGTACAACTCCACCGGTACTGCAGCTGGCGGCTCGTCTTCCGCCGACTTGTTTCCGTGCGCGGTGAATTGCAAAAACCAGAACCAAATCTACGGCTTTCATCCCGGCGGCGCGAATGTTTTGTACTGCGATGGCTCAGTGAAATTCGCCTCCGAGACGATGTCGGGGCTGCTCTTCGCGCAGATTTGCACCATCGACGACGGCGGCGTGCTGGCTGAAAACTAA
- a CDS encoding DUF1549 and DUF1553 domain-containing protein produces MKLCQAIALFCGLVLIASSVRAADPAQLAERIDAELAKGWQRAGVQPAKGVDDGTFLRRVYLDLVGRIPTVAETQAFLDDAQPNKRARLTEQLINSGGYARHFATVWRRIWVPQTDTQEFARLSNEFEAWAAVRLRDNVSYDKLVEELLLASRTRQANSAQDLQQAVNPIGFQAASLFRAENLAANTTRAFLGLNLDCAQCHDHPFSRWTRNQFWETAAFFAAPQMDAESKRDVLEVKIPETEKVMRPKLLNDRVPEFPTSIAPDSGRKELSKWIIERENPYFARNAVNRLWANFFGYGLVEPLDDLSDDNPSSNPELHQALADAFVASGYDLKFLTQALVQTRAYQLSTISSGTTPPPELRLFERMPVRGLSGEQLYDSLVVAAALPSVRKDLLSGREGNRREQFASLLHIERAVAAERSIVQSLTLMNGTLVQELTKSETSPLLAAATDSPFLSTAEKVEMLFYGALNRRPTADETKTLLTYVTSKDDDRTETAALADVLWVLLNSSEFNTNH; encoded by the coding sequence GTGAAGCTTTGCCAAGCCATCGCTCTGTTCTGTGGGCTCGTGCTTATCGCCAGCAGCGTTCGCGCTGCCGATCCGGCGCAGCTCGCCGAACGAATTGATGCGGAACTCGCCAAGGGTTGGCAACGCGCCGGCGTGCAGCCAGCCAAAGGCGTCGACGATGGCACGTTCCTGCGGCGTGTTTACCTCGATCTAGTCGGCCGCATTCCCACGGTCGCCGAAACGCAAGCCTTTCTCGACGATGCCCAGCCGAACAAGCGGGCTCGCCTGACCGAGCAACTGATCAACTCCGGCGGTTACGCCCGGCACTTTGCCACGGTGTGGCGGCGGATCTGGGTGCCGCAGACCGACACGCAAGAGTTCGCTCGCCTCTCGAATGAATTTGAAGCCTGGGCCGCCGTTCGCCTTCGCGACAATGTTTCGTACGACAAGCTCGTCGAGGAACTCCTCCTGGCCAGTCGCACCCGTCAGGCCAACAGCGCGCAAGACCTGCAACAAGCGGTTAATCCCATCGGCTTTCAAGCAGCCAGCCTATTCCGCGCCGAGAATCTCGCCGCCAACACGACTCGCGCGTTCCTCGGACTGAACCTCGACTGCGCGCAGTGCCACGATCATCCTTTCTCGCGCTGGACTCGCAATCAGTTCTGGGAAACGGCAGCGTTCTTTGCCGCTCCTCAGATGGACGCCGAGAGCAAGCGCGATGTGCTGGAAGTGAAAATTCCGGAAACCGAAAAGGTCATGCGGCCCAAGTTGCTGAATGATCGCGTACCGGAGTTTCCCACGTCGATTGCACCCGATTCGGGCCGGAAAGAACTTTCGAAGTGGATCATCGAGCGTGAGAATCCCTACTTCGCTCGCAACGCAGTGAATCGCCTCTGGGCCAACTTCTTCGGCTACGGTTTGGTCGAACCGCTCGATGATTTGAGCGATGACAATCCTTCCAGCAATCCTGAACTGCATCAGGCCTTGGCCGATGCGTTTGTCGCCAGCGGCTACGACCTGAAGTTTCTCACGCAAGCGCTGGTGCAAACGCGGGCCTATCAGCTGAGCACCATCAGCAGCGGAACCACTCCGCCGCCGGAGTTGCGACTGTTCGAACGGATGCCCGTTCGCGGCCTCAGCGGCGAACAACTGTACGACAGCCTGGTGGTGGCCGCCGCCTTGCCATCGGTCCGCAAGGATTTGCTCTCGGGCCGCGAAGGAAACCGCCGCGAGCAATTCGCCTCGCTCTTGCACATCGAGCGCGCGGTGGCTGCCGAACGGTCGATCGTGCAATCCCTCACGCTGATGAATGGCACGCTGGTACAAGAGTTGACGAAGTCCGAAACAAGTCCGCTCCTCGCTGCCGCGACCGATTCGCCCTTTCTCAGCACGGCAGAGAAAGTGGAGATGCTGTTTTACGGCGCGCTCAATCGTCGCCCGACGGCTGACGAAACCAAGACGCTGCTCACGTACGTGACAAGCAAGGACGACGACCGCACCGAGACCGCAGCCCTGGCCGATGTGCTGTGGGTGCTGCTGAATAGCAGCGAGTTCAACACGAATCATTAA
- a CDS encoding EF-hand domain-containing protein: MIVGRLAVLCCVIGLATTALAGDCELQLTGLQGPVRARLEIQIGDRKFVDVWQESFAELTKFYDFDGDQKLNAAEAARLPSVAAFREVLAAGFTPSFGDVPEFAALDANSDKFVDASEVAAFYRAAGLGQPFVGAGKMTHTKSLNAALVKMLDADGNGQVSIDELKKAASAIAKFDRNDDEMIGAGELVAGLKYPGAAGSYLLKAAAKEAPSKPKFAAAVLPASKEETSAEFVVAIRIVAAEADKAKPPVLSAASPAEAKLSGGSLTLTKPGLQFVLRADPGRLQETSDGAYKRLERRFGDDDTNDDAQLDAAEIEKSQGTEWKNLLAIADRNADSQLAETELKAWLALQKQFAAGQVLLTLLDGGSGLFELLDGNRDGALSAAELRAAVERAEKAGAIQDGQLDLSKLPTTIVITASAGYPQSVLGVSHRSGPAWFLAMDRNLDGEVSRREFTGPAAAFTRLDTNGDDILSEAEATAK, translated from the coding sequence ATGATCGTCGGGCGATTGGCTGTTTTGTGCTGTGTCATTGGCCTGGCGACAACCGCGCTCGCCGGCGATTGCGAGTTGCAGTTGACCGGCCTGCAAGGTCCGGTTCGCGCGCGCCTCGAGATCCAGATCGGCGACCGCAAGTTCGTCGATGTCTGGCAGGAGAGTTTCGCCGAGCTCACGAAGTTCTACGATTTCGACGGAGATCAAAAATTGAATGCCGCCGAAGCCGCTCGCTTGCCATCGGTTGCTGCGTTTCGCGAAGTTCTGGCCGCCGGCTTCACGCCCAGCTTTGGCGACGTGCCGGAGTTCGCCGCACTCGATGCCAATTCCGATAAGTTCGTCGACGCCAGCGAAGTCGCCGCCTTTTATCGGGCAGCCGGTCTCGGTCAGCCCTTCGTCGGCGCTGGTAAAATGACACACACCAAGAGCCTGAATGCCGCGCTCGTCAAAATGCTCGACGCCGACGGCAACGGCCAGGTGAGTATCGATGAACTGAAAAAGGCCGCCTCGGCGATTGCCAAATTTGATCGCAATGACGATGAGATGATCGGCGCGGGTGAACTCGTGGCCGGCTTGAAGTATCCAGGCGCTGCGGGAAGTTATTTGCTGAAGGCCGCCGCCAAAGAAGCCCCTTCCAAACCAAAGTTTGCCGCAGCTGTGTTGCCGGCCAGCAAAGAAGAAACGTCCGCCGAGTTCGTCGTCGCGATTCGCATCGTTGCTGCCGAAGCGGACAAAGCCAAGCCGCCTGTTTTGTCTGCGGCTTCGCCAGCCGAGGCCAAGTTGAGCGGTGGATCGCTCACGCTGACCAAGCCGGGGCTGCAGTTTGTGTTGCGAGCCGACCCGGGCCGTTTGCAGGAGACGTCGGACGGCGCTTACAAGCGACTGGAACGCCGTTTTGGTGATGATGACACGAACGACGACGCTCAACTCGATGCTGCCGAGATCGAAAAATCACAAGGGACCGAGTGGAAGAACTTGCTCGCCATCGCCGATCGCAACGCGGATTCGCAACTTGCCGAAACCGAACTGAAGGCCTGGCTGGCTCTGCAGAAGCAATTCGCCGCGGGTCAGGTGCTGCTCACCTTGCTCGACGGCGGCAGTGGCTTGTTCGAACTACTCGATGGCAATCGTGACGGAGCGCTCTCAGCGGCGGAACTTCGCGCCGCTGTCGAACGCGCCGAGAAGGCCGGCGCGATTCAAGATGGTCAACTCGATCTGAGCAAACTCCCGACAACGATTGTGATCACCGCGAGCGCCGGTTACCCGCAATCGGTCCTGGGAGTTTCGCATCGCTCGGGCCCGGCTTGGTTTCTCGCCATGGACCGCAATCTCGATGGCGAAGTTTCTCGCCGCGAATTCACCGGCCCGGCCGCGGCGTTCACCCGGCTCGACACGAATGGCGACGACATTCTCTCTGAAGCCGAAGCGACCGCGAAATAG